Part of the Picrophilus oshimae DSM 9789 genome, CGATGCGGCTGTTGCTCTCTGATACCGTTAAAAAGACGTTATCAACGTAGCCTGATTCGTTTGGCCTCATTGTAACAGATGATTCACGGCGCCTCATTGGACCAAGCTTATCTGCGTTCTCCTCCAGGAACCTTGGCGGTGATGTCTTTCCAACAAGGACGTCTGAGCCGTTAACCTCTGATTCCGGATATATTATACCGCTTTCATCGAGATTCTTGTAATACTCCTCGGCGCGGGCGCCCAAAACATCATGTGTTGGAATCTCGAATCTATCCTCCTGGCCTCCGGGATACCTTATCTCCTCTGCTGTGTATGTCCTGAAGAATGCACTCCTTCCAAGGCCGCGCTCTATTGATGCCTTGTTCATGACTATGGCATCCTGTATGTTATATCCCTGGTATGATACTATTGCAACGACAAAATTCTGGCCGGCCGGCTTGTTATTGTACTTTATAAAGTCCATGACCTTTGTCTTAACCAGAGGAACCTGTGGATAATGCAGCAGATGGCCGCGTGTATCAACCCTTATTCTATAATTTGCCGCCGGCAGTCCTATTGACTGCTTTGTCATTGCAGATGCCATTGTTATCCTTGGTGATGAGTTATGCTCAGGATATGGTATCAAAGATGCAACAACACCGAGTATCATTGATGGATCTATCTCACAATGTGTATGCTCACTGGTTAAAAGTGATTTTCCATCAAAATGGGCATGGCATTTATCACATTCAAGCACAATATTATCCTCACCTGGATTTACCCATGTAACCATGTCGCGGTAAAGTATTGAGTTGCAGTTCGGGCACCTCTCAGGATAAGAAAATGGGTAAACCGCTATGTAAGAGTTTTCCTCCTCCTCGGCATCAAGCCATTCGATTGCACCAAGGTTTACAAGATCATCTATTGTGTAATCACCCATCTTTAACTTTTCAACCATGTCCCTGTTTAAAACGGTTTTACCATCATTAACTATCAGCAATGGCCTTCTTAATCTGCCGCGATCACAGTTCATTATAACCTCGTTTGTTTTGTTATCATATCTTATGTTAAGCTCCTGTGATATCCTTCCTGCGCGCCTGAGATCGCGGACCGTGTTAACAAAGGCAATAGGATCGTTATGATAGCCTATGAAATCGCCGTTTAAATATATTCTTGATGATGATTCCTCGGATTCAACATCATATATTCCAAGGTTCTTTATCTTATCTATTATTATATCAGGGTCTATTCCCTGGGTAACGTTTATTATTAATGCGGCATTTTTAACAAGACCGCAGTTCTGGCCCTCAGGTGTTTCATTTGGGCAGATCCTTCCCCACTGCGTTGGATGTAGATCCCTGGCCTCAAAATGCGGCTGTGACCTTGTTAATGGCGATATAATACGCCTTAGGTGGCTTAGCGTGCTCACATTTGATGTTCTGTCAAGAAGCTGTGAAACGCCTGTCCTGCCGCCTATCCAGTTTCCGGTGGCCATCGAATGCAGTATTTTTTGGGTCAAGAGATCCTGCCTTACAGCGGGCCTTATCCTTATACCACGTTTTCTGTTATAAGTTTTTTCAAGCTGATATTTTAAATCCTTCATTATGCTCTGGAAGGCATTTGCAAATAATTCGTCAAGCAGATCGCCTGCAAGCTTTATTCTTTTATTTGCATAATGATCCTTGTCATCCTCCTGCCTTATGCCAAGATTAAGCTCAAGAAGTGATCTTGCCATCCTGCCAAGGTAAAGGGCCTTTTTATATCTGTCATCAACGGTGTCTCCAAGATGCGGTAATAATGATCTGTCAAGCATCTGCGTTATCTTTTTCTCCCTGAATTCCTTTGCCTGACCTGATGCAAACCTCTTTTCAAGGTATGATATCGCATCATCGGTTGTATTAATGCCGTTTGGTGGCAGTACCTTTGGATTCCTTGCCTCCTCTATGTTTGCATATATAATAGGATCCATTCTAATATCCGAGAATATTGCGTTGTGTATCTCTATATCCTTATCCATCCCAAGGGCCTTCATTAATATTACCAGAGGCACTGTTCCGGCAACTGTTGGTATTGAAACGTTGATAATACCGTCGTTGCCCTTTTCCATTGATGTTAATGCCCTGAAGTTACCCTTCTGTGAGAAAACCTTTGCAACCTCGACCTTGTTATCATACTTTTCCTCGTATTCAACGAGTATCTTGTTTGGTGCAAGATCCTCTATTGAAACTATAACACGCTCTGAACCGCCTATGATGAAATAGCCGCCGGTATCATTTGGGTCCTCGCCAACGTATTGCAGCTTTTCTGTTCTGGTTGCGTTTATGGGCCCGTTGTTCTTTTCTATGTAAATATCAAGATTGTTTCCTGTTAATGTGCATATCTTTGATCTGACCATTACCGGAATGTCACCAATCTTTATTGTATCGTTATCCTTCTCGATGCCGTCCTCGAAAATTCTTAATCTCAGCATGACAGGCGCCATGTAGTTTAAATCCCTGATCCTGGCCTCCTGAGGTGTTATTTGATTCGATGCACCAGATGCCTCCTTTATCTCGGGCTTTTCGACCCATATCGTCGGCTCCCCTGATGGCTTTCCGTTCTCACGGATCCTGCCAAAGTATATTTTAATCTCCTTTCCACGCGTTTTAACAGGATCAAGTAAAATCACACCTGGTTCAGAATCATCTGAAACCTTTGTTTCATCAACAATTTCCTGCATTCTATTGTTTGGATTATCCTTTGTTGCGTAAAAATGGTTCATTGACTCTATTTGATAGTTAACAACACTTTCAGTTTTAAAAAAATAATCAAGAATTGGATTCATTCAAAACACCCCTTTAACAGTCACACGGTAATACTCATAATAGCCTGCCGTTGGACTCTTCCTTATAATTTTAATGATCCTGTTCTCGCCAATCTTTGTATTAAGTGCCTCCTCCAGCGCCCTAATTGCCGGATCTGTTAAACTGATCTTCGGCAATGCCTCCTTTGTTGTTTTAAGCTCTGAAAGAATCTTATCCTCATCTTCCACTGGTACAAGATGATGCTCTGGTACTATCTCGTGCTCGAGCACATTAAACTTACTCATTTTCCCACCCAGCGGGTCCGAGGGGATTTGAACCC contains:
- a CDS encoding DNA-directed RNA polymerase subunit H → MSKFNVLEHEIVPEHHLVPVEDEDKILSELKTTKEALPKISLTDPAIRALEEALNTKIGENRIIKIIRKSPTAGYYEYYRVTVKGVF
- a CDS encoding DNA-directed RNA polymerase subunit B; translation: MNPILDYFFKTESVVNYQIESMNHFYATKDNPNNRMQEIVDETKVSDDSEPGVILLDPVKTRGKEIKIYFGRIRENGKPSGEPTIWVEKPEIKEASGASNQITPQEARIRDLNYMAPVMLRLRIFEDGIEKDNDTIKIGDIPVMVRSKICTLTGNNLDIYIEKNNGPINATRTEKLQYVGEDPNDTGGYFIIGGSERVIVSIEDLAPNKILVEYEEKYDNKVEVAKVFSQKGNFRALTSMEKGNDGIINVSIPTVAGTVPLVILMKALGMDKDIEIHNAIFSDIRMDPIIYANIEEARNPKVLPPNGINTTDDAISYLEKRFASGQAKEFREKKITQMLDRSLLPHLGDTVDDRYKKALYLGRMARSLLELNLGIRQEDDKDHYANKRIKLAGDLLDELFANAFQSIMKDLKYQLEKTYNRKRGIRIRPAVRQDLLTQKILHSMATGNWIGGRTGVSQLLDRTSNVSTLSHLRRIISPLTRSQPHFEARDLHPTQWGRICPNETPEGQNCGLVKNAALIINVTQGIDPDIIIDKIKNLGIYDVESEESSSRIYLNGDFIGYHNDPIAFVNTVRDLRRAGRISQELNIRYDNKTNEVIMNCDRGRLRRPLLIVNDGKTVLNRDMVEKLKMGDYTIDDLVNLGAIEWLDAEEEENSYIAVYPFSYPERCPNCNSILYRDMVTWVNPGEDNIVLECDKCHAHFDGKSLLTSEHTHCEIDPSMILGVVASLIPYPEHNSSPRITMASAMTKQSIGLPAANYRIRVDTRGHLLHYPQVPLVKTKVMDFIKYNNKPAGQNFVVAIVSYQGYNIQDAIVMNKASIERGLGRSAFFRTYTAEEIRYPGGQEDRFEIPTHDVLGARAEEYYKNLDESGIIYPESEVNGSDVLVGKTSPPRFLEENADKLGPMRRRESSVTMRPNESGYVDNVFLTVSESNSRIVKVKVRMDRTPQPGDKFASRHGQKGVIGAVVPQEDMPFTEDGIIPDLLFNPHSVPSRMTLGHVLEMMGAKVSTATGENIDSTIFDGEPEKSLREELKKYGFSESGEEVMYDGITGRKFKARIFIGVIYYQKLHHMVANKFHARSRGPVQILTRQPTEGRSRQGGLRFGEMERDTLIAHGASMVIKDRLLDQSDGTILYVCGNPSCGHIAIYDFKRGALKCPVCGNTGNIYPIETSYAFKLMRDELSSLGIIMRLELGDMR